The following are encoded together in the Bradymonas sediminis genome:
- a CDS encoding efflux RND transporter periplasmic adaptor subunit, translating to MSEDKEQVEVESGVDEKPKGTSWTGYLARIERRQGLWVGVVAVVIAAFLLGRACATGTAAVDEHAGHEHAEEGAASEYVCPMHPQVRQSEPGTCPICFMDLVPVESGTAGGDVPGVSLTPGAKALARVQTAKAEEVELARSVLVYGRVEVNETAEVDLTAWAGGRIERLYVQAVGEKVKKGQRLARIYSPDLLAAQQTLVQAARNLESAQESGSEMRASAAQAALDAARTELRLLGMSRNQIAAVLKKRKAQEFVDIFASSAGTVRERVVSQGDWVQPGGRVLSLMALDTVWVQLDVYERDLHYVQVGQTVRLSIPALSEEAAEGEIAFIDPVIDAQKRVARARVVLKNADAQLRPGMFVTGSVEAPVLEDAHVPLSVPATSVLWTGTRSLVYRVEDHNGEPVYVPAPVVLGARVGERFVIKEGLSAGDEVVTNGAFRVDASLQIRGGPTMMSTEMADPSGHAGHAHGEPLPKVEVSAEGTEFDPPVQAEQLPDDVWYCDMGTVHYARGEEGDGTCPLCNMKLKHKPAGADDDSESDGGGHAH from the coding sequence ATGAGTGAAGATAAAGAGCAGGTCGAAGTGGAATCGGGCGTCGATGAGAAGCCCAAGGGCACTTCCTGGACGGGATATCTGGCGCGCATCGAGCGACGCCAGGGGCTTTGGGTTGGTGTGGTTGCGGTCGTCATCGCGGCCTTCTTGTTGGGGCGCGCGTGTGCCACGGGCACGGCGGCGGTTGACGAGCACGCCGGCCATGAGCACGCAGAGGAAGGTGCTGCTTCGGAATATGTGTGCCCGATGCACCCGCAGGTTCGCCAGAGCGAGCCGGGGACCTGTCCGATCTGCTTTATGGACCTGGTGCCCGTGGAGTCGGGGACGGCCGGCGGAGATGTTCCGGGGGTGTCTTTGACCCCGGGCGCCAAGGCCCTGGCGCGCGTGCAGACGGCGAAGGCCGAGGAGGTGGAGTTGGCGCGCTCCGTGCTGGTGTACGGGCGCGTGGAGGTGAACGAAACGGCGGAAGTTGACCTGACGGCGTGGGCGGGCGGGCGAATCGAAAGACTCTATGTCCAGGCCGTCGGCGAGAAGGTCAAGAAGGGGCAGCGCCTGGCGCGGATCTATAGCCCGGACTTATTGGCGGCCCAGCAGACGCTCGTACAGGCTGCGCGAAACCTCGAGTCCGCCCAGGAGAGCGGCAGTGAGATGCGCGCGAGTGCGGCCCAGGCCGCGCTTGATGCCGCGCGCACGGAGCTGCGCCTGCTGGGGATGAGTCGCAATCAAATCGCAGCGGTGCTGAAAAAGCGCAAAGCCCAGGAGTTTGTGGACATCTTTGCCTCCTCGGCGGGCACCGTGCGCGAGCGGGTGGTTTCGCAGGGAGATTGGGTGCAGCCCGGCGGCCGCGTGTTGTCACTGATGGCGCTCGATACGGTGTGGGTGCAATTGGATGTCTATGAGCGCGATTTGCATTATGTGCAGGTTGGGCAGACGGTGCGCCTGAGCATTCCGGCGCTATCCGAGGAGGCGGCGGAGGGGGAGATTGCGTTTATCGACCCGGTGATTGACGCCCAAAAACGAGTGGCGCGCGCACGCGTCGTATTGAAGAACGCGGACGCCCAATTGCGCCCCGGGATGTTCGTGACCGGAAGCGTTGAGGCGCCGGTGTTGGAGGATGCCCACGTGCCCCTGAGCGTGCCGGCGACGTCGGTATTGTGGACCGGAACACGCTCGCTTGTGTACCGGGTCGAGGATCACAATGGGGAGCCGGTTTATGTGCCGGCGCCGGTGGTTCTGGGCGCGCGGGTCGGCGAGCGATTCGTGATTAAGGAGGGCTTGTCGGCCGGCGATGAGGTTGTGACGAATGGGGCGTTTCGAGTGGACGCATCGCTTCAGATCCGCGGCGGCCCCACGATGATGAGCACCGAGATGGCCGACCCTTCGGGGCATGCTGGTCATGCGCATGGCGAGCCATTGCCCAAAGTAGAAGTCAGCGCCGAGGGGACCGAATTTGACCCGCCGGTGCAGGCCGAGCAATTGCCCGACGACGTTTGGTATTGCGATATGGGAACGGTGCATTATGCGCGCGGCGAGGAGGGCGACGGGACCTGTCCGCTCTGCAATATGAAGCTAAAGCACAAGCCTGCGGGGGCTGACGACGACAGCGAGAGCGACGGAGGTGGTCATGCGCACTAA
- a CDS encoding TolC family protein, which yields MKRKNAFTRVRRVLAGLCVAAVSTVCAVPMVWADDGDFEPKTLADYEHQALKNHPRLEAEQQKLRAIQAEREGKLASYPQPMISYGAEIGTPWTSMPGVGHTVMVSQQLLLPGRRALWAQPAELRGSGVEAQIEASSNQIVFEVRQALIEIARLDHHLLIFNKQKEVYAEAVSMVEALMSTGRTSYADVLRLSVTSEMLIDQIDRVQRERDEVVAGLRVELGLAPDAQIPFEFSGENSPIEVSDDALELPKLLEAMNAQNPQLRALEFEAQAELAQSEVVQKDAWQGPTVGVGYMNMPSMTMDGERDDALMLSVAMPFPIFGRQIALNSERSEATGLSARAQRAALQRTLSTQIEASVLKIRERQRRLLRYEKELIPMLGDVSERLLADVEVGRGQVTDFQLVFQQQLDLEMMLVDLRADIAIEQARLKMLTGRGAE from the coding sequence ATGAAACGCAAGAACGCTTTCACGCGTGTTCGGCGTGTGCTGGCTGGGCTGTGTGTCGCCGCGGTTTCGACCGTGTGTGCGGTGCCGATGGTCTGGGCGGACGACGGTGATTTTGAGCCGAAAACGCTGGCAGATTACGAGCATCAGGCCCTTAAAAATCACCCTCGCTTGGAGGCTGAGCAGCAAAAACTGCGCGCCATTCAAGCCGAGCGGGAGGGCAAACTCGCCAGTTATCCGCAGCCGATGATCAGCTACGGGGCCGAGATCGGCACGCCTTGGACCTCGATGCCGGGGGTTGGGCATACGGTGATGGTCTCGCAGCAACTTCTGTTGCCCGGGCGGCGAGCTCTGTGGGCCCAACCCGCCGAATTGCGCGGATCTGGGGTGGAAGCGCAGATCGAGGCGTCGAGCAATCAGATCGTCTTTGAGGTGCGTCAGGCGCTGATCGAGATCGCTCGCCTGGACCATCATCTGCTGATCTTCAACAAACAAAAAGAAGTCTACGCCGAGGCCGTGAGCATGGTTGAGGCGCTGATGTCGACCGGGCGCACCAGCTATGCGGACGTGTTGAGGCTATCGGTGACCAGCGAGATGCTCATCGACCAGATCGACCGCGTCCAGCGCGAGCGCGATGAGGTCGTGGCGGGCTTGCGCGTTGAGTTGGGGCTGGCGCCCGATGCTCAAATTCCTTTCGAATTTAGTGGGGAAAATAGCCCGATTGAGGTGTCCGATGACGCGCTCGAGCTTCCGAAATTATTAGAGGCGATGAACGCGCAGAACCCACAGTTGCGCGCGTTGGAGTTTGAGGCGCAGGCGGAGCTTGCTCAGAGCGAGGTCGTTCAAAAGGACGCCTGGCAGGGGCCGACCGTGGGGGTGGGCTATATGAATATGCCCTCGATGACGATGGACGGTGAGCGAGATGACGCGCTGATGCTGTCGGTGGCGATGCCGTTTCCGATCTTTGGGCGCCAGATCGCGCTGAACTCGGAGCGCTCCGAGGCGACGGGTTTGAGCGCGCGCGCGCAGCGGGCCGCCTTGCAGCGCACGTTGTCGACGCAGATCGAGGCCAGTGTTCTTAAGATTCGCGAGCGGCAGCGGCGACTCCTTCGCTACGAGAAGGAATTGATCCCGATGCTGGGTGACGTCAGCGAGCGTTTGCTGGCCGATGTCGAGGTCGGCCGCGGCCAGGTGACCGACTTTCAGTTGGTTTTTCAGCAGCAGCTCGACCTCGAGATGATGCTCGTGGACCTGCGGGCCGACATCGCGATTGAGCAAGCGCGGCTCAAGATGTTGACCGGCCGAGGGGCCGAATAA
- a CDS encoding copper resistance system multicopper oxidase — protein MMNGPDSQRENSISRRGFVAGAAAGLASLKIAGPLWARTNPELRAGKFGALDASTPGGIDLYIEKQEVRVDEKIGQAITINGGFPGPVIRMKEGDDALIRVHNRMHESTSIHWHGILLPFTMDGVPGISFRGIAPGETFTYRFKVRQNGTYWYHSHTGMQEQLGHYGQLIIEPAQPDPVAYDVEHTIVLSDWTFEDPHTAMKKLKTIEGYYNFQRPTLANLSAQVEATGESLGEVISKRLQWNWMRMDPTDIADITGATFTYLLNGRSAAQNPTFFARPGQKVRFRITNASTMTYYDFRVEGLPLTVVQADGQNVEPVEVDELRVAVAETYDVLVTMPDEKAYTIFAETMDRSGFARGTLAPRPGMSAAIPARRHRPMLTMADMGMMHGAMEGMDEGDETKDMESSHGAHAMNGEHKMDDKPSTSVTYPPHDERRVAPIKERKPLPIQNLPEMVQHGPDEHGAASIAMAMHAYRRFDEPGIGLGKDGRRVLTYGQLKALQTPPDRRPPTREINLHLTGNMHKYIWGFNGKKWSESKMIRFKFGERLRINFINDTMMSHPIHLHGMWMDLYVGHDYAKNPRKHTVNVNPAELLTVDISADAPGQWAFHCHLLYHMEAGMFRTVAVVRDLSGEPIDAKS, from the coding sequence ATGATGAATGGTCCTGATTCGCAACGCGAAAATTCAATCTCGCGACGTGGCTTTGTGGCAGGCGCCGCGGCAGGTCTGGCCAGCCTGAAGATCGCGGGACCGCTGTGGGCCCGCACCAACCCCGAGCTGCGTGCCGGCAAGTTCGGCGCCCTCGATGCCAGCACGCCCGGCGGCATCGATCTTTATATCGAGAAGCAAGAGGTACGCGTCGACGAAAAGATCGGCCAGGCGATCACCATCAACGGTGGATTTCCCGGGCCGGTCATCCGCATGAAAGAGGGAGATGACGCCCTGATTCGAGTGCATAATCGAATGCACGAATCGACCTCGATTCATTGGCACGGCATACTCCTTCCATTCACGATGGACGGGGTGCCGGGCATCAGTTTTCGGGGCATCGCGCCGGGTGAGACCTTCACCTATCGCTTTAAGGTGCGCCAGAACGGGACCTATTGGTACCACAGCCATACCGGCATGCAGGAGCAACTCGGCCACTACGGCCAGCTTATCATCGAGCCCGCGCAGCCCGACCCGGTTGCGTACGACGTCGAGCACACAATCGTCCTCTCGGATTGGACCTTCGAAGATCCTCATACGGCGATGAAGAAGCTCAAGACAATCGAGGGCTATTATAATTTTCAGCGCCCTACTCTGGCCAACCTCAGCGCCCAGGTCGAGGCCACCGGCGAGAGCCTCGGCGAGGTCATAAGCAAACGGTTGCAATGGAATTGGATGCGCATGGATCCGACCGATATCGCAGATATCACCGGCGCGACCTTCACCTATTTGCTCAATGGCCGAAGCGCCGCCCAGAACCCGACCTTTTTCGCCCGGCCCGGCCAAAAGGTGCGCTTTCGCATCACCAACGCCTCGACGATGACCTATTATGATTTCCGGGTGGAGGGTTTGCCGCTGACGGTGGTCCAGGCGGATGGGCAAAACGTGGAGCCGGTCGAGGTCGATGAGCTGCGCGTGGCGGTCGCCGAGACCTACGACGTGCTGGTGACGATGCCCGACGAAAAGGCGTACACGATCTTTGCCGAGACGATGGATCGCAGCGGTTTCGCGCGCGGGACGCTCGCCCCTAGACCGGGAATGTCGGCCGCCATCCCGGCGCGTCGGCACCGGCCGATGCTCACCATGGCCGATATGGGGATGATGCACGGCGCGATGGAGGGCATGGATGAAGGCGACGAAACGAAGGATATGGAGAGCTCGCACGGCGCACACGCGATGAACGGCGAGCATAAAATGGACGATAAACCGTCGACGTCCGTGACCTACCCGCCCCACGACGAGCGCCGGGTCGCCCCGATCAAAGAGCGAAAACCTCTGCCTATCCAGAACCTCCCGGAGATGGTCCAACACGGCCCAGATGAGCACGGCGCGGCGAGCATCGCGATGGCCATGCACGCCTATCGGCGCTTTGATGAGCCGGGCATTGGCCTGGGAAAAGACGGCCGACGCGTGCTGACCTATGGCCAACTCAAAGCGCTGCAAACACCGCCCGACCGTCGGCCACCGACCCGCGAGATCAACCTGCATCTCACGGGCAATATGCATAAATATATCTGGGGATTTAACGGCAAAAAATGGTCCGAGTCGAAGATGATTCGCTTTAAATTTGGCGAGCGCCTGCGCATCAATTTTATCAACGATACGATGATGAGCCATCCGATTCATCTGCACGGAATGTGGATGGATTTATATGTCGGCCACGACTACGCGAAGAACCCACGAAAACACACCGTCAACGTGAACCCGGCCGAGCTGCTGACCGTCGACATCAGCGCGGACGCGCCGGGTCAGTGGGCGTTTCATTGCCATCTTTTATACCATATGGAGGCGGGTATGTTTCGCACCGTCGCGGTGGTTCGCGACCTCAGCGGGGAGCCAATTGATGCCAAATCCTAA
- a CDS encoding efflux RND transporter permease subunit codes for MRTNHEPKSGWEWLLDGLLRQKLVIFIGLVLVVVWGSVVSPFDLGLGFERDPVPVDAIPDIGENQQIVFVEWAGRSPQDMQDQVTYPLTVALQGIPEVKTIRSFSMAGFTSIYIIFNEGADFYWTRARIVEKLASLPPNTLPPGVAPQLGPDATALGQIYWYTLEGRDPDGNPVGGWDLNELRTLQDFHVRFGLASAQGVAEVASIGGFVQEYQIDVDPAAMRSFNVTLEDIAAAVGESNAEVGAQTTEINGVDYMVRGIGFVRSVDDIAESVVKVVDHAPVRIRDVAKVGLGPAERDGALTKGGVEAVGGVVTARYGSNPRAVIDNVKEALAEVQQSLPSRVLEDGTVSQVTIVPFYDRTELIERTLGTLSTALYQQVMITILVVLVMLLHIRSSLLITILLPFAVLLTFIAMKYTGVDANVVALGGIAIAIGTVVDMGIIMTENIVQHLEMERDEPPLVSIRRGAAEVAPAVLTAIATTVISFLPVFMLTGQAGKLFGPLAYTKTYALLASLVVAIVVIPPLAYLLMGLRFKWFQRLKEGKHARQMARVGQPVFKLSYVVIVLFVATLLALSWMPLGAGQGEFTNVLFVCGLIGGLLGSFWLFRLAYVPILRWVLAHKLVFLSVPVAIVFFGTSAWLGFGTLYSWLPEPIHKSAVGQWLHHELPGLDREFMPALDEGMFLYMPSTMPHSSIGEAVDMVAQLDLLFETVPEVEYAVGKIGRSASPLDPAPITMVETIIAYQPEYRVDAAGKRLLFRVGDDGEFVRDADGELIEDAGGKAYRNWRPEINRPEDIWDALVAVGSKLPGMTSAPMLQPISTRIVMLSSGINAPIAVRLRGPNLEVLGDAALKVQELLREHPMVNTQAVNADRPVGKPYIEIRPDRAKLARYGVTMASFQNTVDTAIGGRTISQSVEGRERFSIRLRYPREMRDVPESMERVFVTAKDGVQIPIGDLAQIDYVRGPEMVRSEDTYLVSYVMFDGKGDAGEVDVVESVRASMEAAIASGELELAEGVSYSFAGSYENSVKTEKKLTLLIPIVLLVIFMLIYMQFRSVLTGLMIFSGIFVAFGGGFILLWLYGQPWFLDFAVLGTSMRDIFQIVPVKASIAVWVGFIALFGIASDDGVVMATYLKQHFEEGEVTSVAEIRDRVVEAGERRIRPCLMTSATTILALLPVLTSYGAGADVMIPMALPAVGGMSVALVTLFVVPVLYSAMEEFKLRFGGR; via the coding sequence ATGCGCACTAATCATGAACCGAAGTCGGGCTGGGAGTGGTTGCTCGACGGTCTATTAAGGCAAAAGCTTGTCATTTTCATCGGCCTGGTGCTCGTCGTGGTGTGGGGCTCGGTGGTCTCACCCTTTGACCTGGGGCTCGGATTTGAGCGCGACCCGGTGCCGGTGGATGCCATCCCGGACATCGGCGAGAACCAGCAAATTGTTTTCGTCGAGTGGGCGGGGCGCTCGCCGCAGGATATGCAGGACCAGGTGACCTATCCGCTGACGGTCGCCCTCCAGGGAATTCCGGAGGTCAAGACCATCCGCAGCTTCTCGATGGCGGGCTTCACCAGCATCTATATCATCTTCAATGAGGGGGCGGATTTCTATTGGACGCGAGCGAGGATCGTCGAGAAATTGGCGAGCCTGCCGCCGAATACGCTGCCGCCCGGGGTGGCGCCGCAGTTGGGGCCGGATGCGACCGCCCTGGGACAGATCTATTGGTACACGCTTGAGGGGCGCGACCCCGACGGCAACCCGGTCGGTGGCTGGGATTTGAACGAGCTGCGGACCTTGCAGGATTTTCATGTCCGCTTTGGCCTGGCGAGCGCGCAGGGCGTGGCCGAGGTGGCCTCGATCGGCGGCTTTGTGCAGGAATATCAGATCGACGTGGACCCCGCGGCGATGCGCTCTTTCAATGTCACCCTTGAAGATATCGCCGCCGCGGTTGGCGAGTCGAACGCCGAGGTGGGCGCGCAGACCACCGAGATCAACGGCGTCGACTATATGGTGCGCGGCATCGGCTTTGTGCGCAGTGTCGACGATATCGCCGAGTCGGTGGTCAAGGTTGTGGACCATGCGCCGGTGCGCATCCGCGACGTCGCGAAGGTCGGCCTGGGGCCGGCGGAGCGCGACGGGGCGCTGACCAAAGGAGGCGTTGAGGCGGTCGGTGGCGTGGTCACCGCGCGCTATGGCTCAAACCCTCGGGCGGTGATCGACAATGTGAAGGAGGCTTTGGCCGAGGTTCAGCAGAGCTTGCCCTCGCGGGTGCTCGAGGATGGCACGGTTTCGCAGGTGACCATCGTGCCGTTTTATGACCGCACGGAGTTGATCGAGCGCACCCTGGGCACGCTGAGCACGGCGCTGTACCAGCAGGTGATGATCACGATTTTGGTGGTGCTGGTGATGCTGCTGCATATCCGCAGCTCGCTATTGATCACCATCCTCTTGCCGTTTGCGGTGCTGCTGACATTCATCGCGATGAAATATACGGGCGTGGACGCCAACGTGGTGGCGCTGGGCGGCATCGCGATCGCGATCGGGACGGTGGTCGATATGGGGATCATCATGACCGAGAATATCGTGCAACACCTGGAGATGGAGCGCGATGAGCCGCCGCTTGTGTCGATTCGACGCGGGGCGGCCGAGGTTGCGCCGGCGGTGTTAACCGCGATCGCGACCACGGTCATCAGCTTTTTGCCCGTCTTCATGCTCACCGGCCAGGCCGGCAAGCTCTTCGGCCCACTCGCCTACACCAAGACCTACGCGCTGCTGGCGAGTTTGGTGGTGGCGATCGTGGTGATTCCGCCGCTTGCTTATCTGTTGATGGGGCTGCGCTTTAAGTGGTTTCAGCGGCTCAAAGAGGGCAAGCATGCCAGGCAGATGGCGCGTGTGGGACAGCCGGTTTTCAAGTTGAGCTATGTGGTGATCGTGCTCTTCGTCGCGACGCTGCTGGCCCTGTCCTGGATGCCGTTGGGAGCAGGGCAGGGGGAGTTTACCAACGTCCTCTTCGTATGCGGACTCATCGGCGGATTGCTCGGGAGCTTCTGGCTTTTTCGACTCGCCTACGTGCCGATTTTGCGCTGGGTGTTGGCGCATAAGCTTGTGTTTTTGAGCGTTCCGGTGGCGATCGTGTTCTTCGGGACGAGCGCATGGCTTGGCTTTGGGACGCTCTATAGCTGGCTGCCCGAGCCGATTCACAAGTCGGCGGTGGGGCAGTGGTTGCACCACGAATTGCCGGGGCTGGACCGCGAGTTTATGCCCGCGCTCGACGAGGGGATGTTCTTGTATATGCCCTCGACGATGCCTCATTCGTCGATCGGCGAGGCCGTGGATATGGTCGCGCAGCTCGACCTATTATTTGAGACGGTGCCCGAGGTTGAGTACGCGGTCGGAAAGATCGGCCGCTCGGCGAGCCCGTTGGACCCGGCGCCGATTACGATGGTGGAGACGATCATCGCCTATCAGCCCGAGTACCGCGTGGACGCGGCGGGCAAACGCTTGCTCTTTAGGGTGGGCGACGACGGCGAGTTTGTGCGCGACGCCGACGGTGAGTTGATCGAGGACGCCGGCGGCAAGGCCTATCGAAATTGGCGCCCCGAGATCAACCGCCCGGAGGATATCTGGGACGCCCTGGTCGCGGTCGGCTCGAAGCTGCCGGGGATGACATCGGCCCCGATGTTGCAACCGATAAGTACGCGTATTGTGATGCTATCCAGCGGCATCAACGCGCCCATCGCGGTGCGCCTGCGCGGGCCGAATCTGGAAGTGCTCGGTGACGCGGCGCTGAAAGTTCAGGAGCTTCTGCGCGAACATCCCATGGTCAACACACAGGCGGTGAACGCGGACCGGCCGGTGGGCAAACCCTATATCGAGATTCGACCCGATCGCGCAAAATTGGCCCGCTATGGGGTGACGATGGCGAGCTTCCAGAACACGGTGGACACCGCGATTGGAGGCCGAACGATTTCTCAGAGCGTCGAGGGGCGCGAGCGTTTTAGTATCCGGCTGCGTTATCCGCGCGAGATGCGCGATGTCCCGGAGAGTATGGAGCGGGTCTTTGTGACCGCCAAAGACGGCGTGCAAATTCCCATCGGTGACCTGGCCCAGATTGACTATGTGCGCGGCCCGGAGATGGTCCGCAGCGAGGACACCTATCTGGTCAGCTACGTGATGTTCGACGGAAAGGGCGACGCCGGCGAAGTCGACGTGGTCGAGTCGGTGCGCGCCTCGATGGAGGCAGCGATCGCCAGCGGCGAGCTCGAGCTGGCCGAGGGGGTGAGCTATAGCTTCGCCGGCAGCTACGAGAACTCGGTGAAGACCGAGAAAAAGCTGACGCTCTTAATCCCCATCGTCTTACTCGTCATCTTCATGCTGATTTATATGCAGTTCCGCTCGGTTCTCACCGGCTTGATGATCTTCTCGGGGATCTTCGTGGCCTTCGGCGGCGGGTTTATCCTGCTGTGGCTGTATGGGCAGCCGTGGTTTTTGGACTTCGCGGTCTTGGGGACCAGCATGCGCGATATCTTCCAGATCGTTCCGGTCAAGGCGAGCATCGCGGTGTGGGTCGGGTTTATCGCGCTCTTTGGCATCGCGTCGGACGACGGGGTGGTGATGGCGACCTATCTAAAGCAGCACTTCGAGGAGGGCGAAGTCACGAGCGTGGCCGAGATTCGTGACCGGGTCGTGGAAGCCGGCGAGCGCCGAATTCGGCCGTGTTTGATGACCTCGGCGACCACGATTTTGGCCCTCTTGCCGGTGTTGACCAGCTACGGGGCGGGCGCCGACGTGATGATCCCGATGGCGCTGCCTGCGGTGGGCGGGATGTCGGTGGCGCTGGTGACGCTCTTCGTGGTGCCGGTGCTGTATTCGGCGATGGAGGAGTTTAAGCTGCGCTTTGGTGGCAGGTGA
- a CDS encoding multicopper oxidase family protein, translating into MSAFRALLIALLCGTLSYLVACDTKVTGPGTTSAQHEKSPDAQLARFEAELARAYPADAPKPTKTREFELRAAPTTVKQIDGRDLDVWAYNGQVPGPVLRVKLGEEVLVRFKNDLPQATTIHWHGVRVPNAMDGVPGVTQDAIEPGESFEYRFVPKDAGTFWFHPHHQTPEQVGRGLYGVLVVEDAEPLGYTRDEMWVLDDWKLGRDGQIDPRFVTRHDLSHDGRWGRDITVNGESHKVMEVRPGERLRLRLLDASNGRVYQLRFDGLDAKVIATDGMYTGKPVTLLGQKTAPGNRLDVDITIPKDAAGKSFALMNDFGRQPTVLATLKVAGEPVETPTFEPPFNPNLPKWEGALERDIDQTYVLDARRGGPHGIEWTINGEVWGTHEPTVLKEGRWKRIRFQNDSFRLHPMHIHGQFFKVLARNGVPVDEPFLRDTVLLERKEVIDVGMVPLDWGYWMMHCHILEHAEAGMMTEIHVEK; encoded by the coding sequence ATGTCCGCTTTTCGCGCTCTCCTCATCGCCCTTCTCTGCGGCACGCTCTCGTACCTGGTCGCCTGCGACACGAAGGTCACGGGCCCCGGTACAACTTCGGCGCAGCATGAGAAGTCACCCGACGCCCAGCTCGCCAGATTCGAAGCAGAGCTCGCCCGGGCCTATCCGGCCGACGCGCCCAAGCCCACGAAGACCCGCGAATTCGAACTTCGCGCGGCGCCCACCACAGTCAAGCAAATCGACGGGCGCGACCTCGACGTGTGGGCCTATAATGGCCAGGTTCCCGGGCCGGTGTTGCGGGTGAAGTTGGGTGAGGAGGTGCTGGTCCGCTTTAAGAACGACTTGCCCCAGGCGACCACGATTCATTGGCACGGCGTGCGCGTGCCGAACGCGATGGACGGCGTGCCGGGCGTCACGCAGGACGCGATTGAACCCGGCGAGAGTTTCGAATATCGCTTCGTCCCCAAGGACGCGGGGACCTTCTGGTTTCACCCGCATCACCAGACGCCCGAGCAGGTTGGGCGCGGGCTCTACGGGGTTCTCGTGGTCGAAGACGCCGAGCCGCTGGGATATACCCGCGACGAAATGTGGGTGCTCGACGATTGGAAGCTCGGGCGCGACGGCCAGATTGACCCGCGTTTTGTGACCCGCCACGACCTCTCCCATGACGGCCGTTGGGGGCGCGATATCACGGTCAACGGTGAGTCCCACAAGGTGATGGAGGTTCGCCCGGGTGAGCGGCTGCGGCTGCGCCTTTTGGACGCGTCGAACGGGCGCGTTTATCAACTTCGCTTCGACGGTCTGGACGCGAAGGTCATCGCCACCGACGGCATGTATACGGGCAAGCCGGTCACGCTGCTCGGCCAGAAGACGGCCCCCGGAAACCGGCTCGATGTCGACATCACCATCCCCAAAGATGCGGCCGGCAAGAGCTTCGCTTTGATGAACGATTTCGGCCGTCAACCCACGGTCCTCGCGACGCTAAAGGTCGCCGGCGAGCCGGTCGAAACCCCGACCTTTGAGCCGCCATTTAACCCGAACCTCCCGAAATGGGAGGGCGCCCTGGAGCGCGATATCGACCAGACTTACGTCCTCGACGCGCGCCGCGGCGGCCCCCACGGCATCGAGTGGACGATCAACGGCGAGGTCTGGGGCACCCACGAGCCCACGGTCCTCAAAGAAGGCCGCTGGAAGCGCATTCGCTTCCAGAACGACTCATTTCGCCTGCACCCCATGCATATCCACGGGCAATTCTTCAAGGTGCTCGCCCGCAACGGCGTCCCGGTCGACGAGCCGTTCCTGCGCGACACGGTGCTCCTGGAGCGCAAGGAAGTCATCGACGTCGGCATGGTCCCGCTCGACTGGGGCTATTGGATGATGCATTGCCACATTTTGGAGCACGCCGAGGCGGGGATGATGACGGAGATTCATGTGGAGAAGTGA
- a CDS encoding DUF302 domain-containing protein, producing MTYFNKPDYGMSTTLKGVSHEDAIERTKAALKEEGFGVLTTIDIKATLKKKLDVDHRPYVILGACNPGLAHQALSAEAPIGLLLPCNVVVTQDDNGDAVVAAINGEKMFSVVNRDDLGPIAKKVTASLGRMIDSLK from the coding sequence ATGACCTATTTTAACAAACCCGATTATGGCATGAGCACAACCCTGAAGGGCGTAAGCCACGAAGACGCGATTGAGCGTACCAAGGCGGCGCTTAAGGAAGAGGGCTTCGGCGTGCTCACGACCATTGATATTAAGGCGACGCTGAAAAAGAAGTTGGACGTCGACCATCGCCCCTATGTGATTTTGGGCGCGTGTAACCCCGGGCTGGCCCACCAGGCGCTGAGCGCCGAGGCGCCCATTGGACTTTTGCTTCCCTGCAATGTCGTGGTCACCCAGGACGATAATGGCGACGCCGTGGTCGCGGCGATTAACGGCGAGAAGATGTTCAGCGTGGTGAATCGCGATGACCTCGGCCCCATCGCCAAAAAGGTCACCGCGAGTCTCGGGCGAATGATCGACAGCTTGAAATAA